A genomic stretch from Telopea speciosissima isolate NSW1024214 ecotype Mountain lineage chromosome 7, Tspe_v1, whole genome shotgun sequence includes:
- the LOC122666933 gene encoding small EDRK-rich factor 2-like has translation MTRGNQRDRDRERSSARNGAKSKGKDDGLTPEQRRERDAKALQEKQAKKAAGGDAGGNSSSKSNKK, from the exons ATGACCA GGGGAAACCAGAGAGATCGTGACCGGGAGAGATCTTCAGCCAGGAACGGCGCCAAGTCGAAGGGCAAAGACGATGGATTGACTCCTGAGCAACGCAGAGAGAG GGATGCAAAAGCGCTTCAAGAGAAACAAGCGAAGAAAGCCGCGGGAGGTGATGCTGGAGGTAACAGTAGTAGCAAAagcaacaaaaaataa